The DNA window GGCCGTGCGCAGCGTCGTCGACGAGCTGCTGCGCGTCGCCGCCGTGCTGCTCGCGATCCTGCTGTGGCCGGCGGACATCCGCTCGGAGCTCGGGATCTGGGTGGGCGCCGGCTGCGCGCTGGTGTGGCTGATCCTCGCCACCGCGCAGACGGTCACCACCCGGCAGCGGATCGCCCGCCCCGGCGAGTGGTCCGAGGAGGCGATCTCGACCCTGCTCGCGCACCGCGTCGGCGCCCGCTCCACCGTCGTGATGCGACTGCTGGACGTGCTCGGAACGGTCATGTTCCAGGTCGGCGCCACGGTCCTGGTGATCCTCTCCCCGGTGCTCGTGATCGGCACCGTCGTGCTCTCGATCGGCGTGGGCCTGTCCACGCTGGTGCTGCACCGCCGCCCGCCGGCCGGCCGCTCCCGCAGCCCCTGGGCCTACGCGCCCTTCGGGCTCGGGCTGCTCGCCCTGCTGCTCGCCGTGTTCGGCCTGAACGTCCTCTGACCCGCCGTACCCCCTCCACACCTCGCAGGAGCCGATGATGACCACTGCCCCCTCCGCTCGCCCCTCCGGCCTCTCCCTCGACCAGGTCGACGAGTCCGTCCGGATCCAGGACGACCTCTTCGGGCACGTCAACGGCCGCTGGCTCAGCGAGCACGTGATGCCCGCTGACCGCTCGAGCGACGGTGCCTTCCACGCCCTGCGCGACCTCTCCGAGGAGCGGGTGCGGGAGATCGTCGAGGAGGCGGCGGCCGACGTCACCTCCCGCGACCCGCGCGCCGAGCAGGTCCCCGCCACGGACCATGACCGGGTGGGCGCCCTGTACCGCATGTTCATGGACACCGACGCGATCGAGGCCGCCGGGGTGGGCGTGCTCGAGGACCTGCTGGGCACCGTCGCCGCCGCCGCGGACCTCGATCAGGTGGTGCGGGTCATGGCCGCCCCGGACTCCGGCGCCTCCGCACTGCTGGCCTACGTCTGGACCGACGACATGGACTCGACGAACTACCAGGTCAAGATTCATCAGGGAGGCCTCGGCCTGCCGGACGAGTCCTACTACCGCGAGGAGCACTACGCCGAGATCCGCACGGCGTACGTCGAGCACCTCGCGAACCTCGCCCGCCTCGCCGCCCTCCCCGGACGCGAGGGCCTGGTCGCCGGGAGCGCCGAGGACCTCGCCGCCGCGGTGATGGGCTTCGAGACCCGCCTCGCCGCCTCCCACCTGGACGTGGTGCGCCTGCGGGACCGGGAGAAGTCCTACAACCCGATGGATGATGCGCAGCGCCGCGAGCTGGCGCCGGCCTTCCCCTGGGACGCCTACATCGAGGGCACCGGTGCGCCGGCGAAGGCCTTCGAGGTGGTCTCGATCGGCCAGCCCGAGTTCGTCACCGCCGCCGCGGAGCTGCTGGCCGGCGAGGACCTCGCCGTGCTGCGCACCTGGCTCTCCCTCCACTCCGTCGCCTCCTACGCCCCGTACGGCCCCGCCGCCCTGGTCGAGGAGGACTTCGACTTCTCCGGTCGGACCCTCTCGGGGGCAGAGGAGCTGCGCGACCGCTGGAAGCGCGGCGTCGCCTTCGTCGAGGGCGTGGTCGGCTTCGCCGTCGGCCGCGAGTACGTCTCCCGCCACTTCCCGGTCTCCCACAAGGAGCGCATGACCGAGCTGGTCGACGCACTGATGGCCGCCTACCGCACCTCCATCGAAAGCCTCGAGTGGATGACTCCCGAGACCCGTCGGAAGGCGCTCGCGAAGCTCGAGAAGTTCATCCCGAAGATCGGCTATCCCGATCAGTGGCGCGACTACGACGGGCTCGAGATCGTGCCCGGCGACCTGGTCGCCAGCGCTCGTGCCTCGCGCCGCTTCGAGGCCGCCTTCGAGTTCGCCAAGGTGGGCGGGCCGATCGACGAGACCGAATGGCACATGACCCCGCAGACGGTCAACGCCTACTACAACCCCGGCCGCAACGAGATCGTCTTCCCGGCGGCCATCCTGCAGCCGCCCTTCTTCGACGCGGAGGCCGACGACGCCGTGAACTTCGGCGGCATCGGTGCGGTCATCGGGCACGAGGTGGGCCACGGCTTCGACGACCAGGGCTCGAAGTACGACGGCGACGGCAACCTGATCTCCTGGTGGACGCCCGAGGACCGCGAGGCCTTCGACACCCGCGCCGCGCAGCTGATCACCCAGTACTCGACCCTCTCCCCCCGGGAGCTCGACGACTCCCACCGGGTCAACGGAGCCCTCACCATCGGTGAGAACATCGGCGACCTGGGCGGTCTGTCCATCGCCGTCAAGGCCTACCTGGCCAGCCACGACGAGGAGCAGGTCGCCGCCGAGATCGACGGCTTCACCGGCCTCCAGCGCGTGTTCTGGTCGTGGGCCACCGTGTGGCGCGGCCGGAACCGGGTCCAGGAGGCGATCCGTCGCCTGGCCGTGGATCCCCACGCCCCGATGGAGTTCCGCTGCAACACCGTGGTCGGCCACCTCGAGGAGTTCCACACCGCCTTCGGCGTGGTCGAGGGCGACGCGATGTACCGAGCCCCCGAGGAGCGGGTGAGCATCTGGTGAGGCCCGAGGCGCCCTTCTACGTGGGCCGCACCCGGCCCTCGGCCATCGGCTGGACCCGGATCGGGCTCACGCTGCTGGCCGGGGCCGTGCTCGCGCTGATCATGGCCCAGCGCTCCACGGCGCTCGGCGTCCTGCTGGTGGTGGCGCTCTTCGCAGCCCTCGCGCTGTGGACGTGGATGGGTCAGTGGACCCGTTTCATCGTCGACGAGCACGGGCTGACGGTGAGCCTCGGCGGCTTCCTGCCGCGCCGGGCCTGGCCGCTCGAGGACTTCCGCACCGTGCAGCTGCGCGAGCTGCCGCGGTCGACGGTGGGCGTGACCCTGGGCGGCTACGGCTGGCGGCGGGGCCGCGCGAGCACCCCGAAGCTCGCCGAGCTGACCCCGGTCGGCTCCCGCAAGGTGTTCACCCTCGATGACCTGCAACGTCCCTACAGGATGCTGGTCACCCGCGAGGGCACGATGGTCGAGATCATCGGCCGGGGGACGACGCAGTACATCCTCTCCCCCGAGGACCCGCACGCGACCGCCGACGCCGTCGACCAGGCGATCCGCGCACGACGCTGACCGGACGAGCGGACCCGGTCGCGTAGACTGGTCGATCGTCATCCACTGACAGGGGAGCACCGCAGGGTGCTGAGAGTGCGCGCAGGCGCAGACCCTCGAACCTGATCCGGCTCGCACCGGCGTAGGGAGTCGGGATTTCCGTGGGGGCACCGCCGGTGCCCTGCGCCCCTTCCACTGGGAAGGAGAAGTGATGACTCGTTTCCGTACCGTGGACCTGCTGGTCACCGTGCTGATCGGGGCGGCCTTCGGGGTCGCGTTCCTGGGCTACGGCCAGCTGTACACGCTCATCGGTCCGCTCACCGCGGCGTTCAAGCCCGCCGAGGGGCTGCTCGCAGGGATCTGGTTCCTGCCCGCGATCCTCGCCGGTCTCATCGTGCGCAGGCCGGGCGCCGCCCTGCTGGCGGAGATGATCGCCGCCGTGCTCTCGATGCTGCTGGGCAGCCAGTGGGGCTGGGGCACCGCGATCTCCGGTCTCCTGCAGGGCGGCGGCGTCGAGCTCGCCTTCCTGCTGACCCGCTACCGCCGCTACACCCTGCCGGTCGCGATCCTGGGCGGCGTGCTCGCCGCCCTGCTCGAGTGGGGCTGGGAG is part of the Brachybacterium ginsengisoli genome and encodes:
- a CDS encoding M13 family metallopeptidase, with the protein product MTTAPSARPSGLSLDQVDESVRIQDDLFGHVNGRWLSEHVMPADRSSDGAFHALRDLSEERVREIVEEAAADVTSRDPRAEQVPATDHDRVGALYRMFMDTDAIEAAGVGVLEDLLGTVAAAADLDQVVRVMAAPDSGASALLAYVWTDDMDSTNYQVKIHQGGLGLPDESYYREEHYAEIRTAYVEHLANLARLAALPGREGLVAGSAEDLAAAVMGFETRLAASHLDVVRLRDREKSYNPMDDAQRRELAPAFPWDAYIEGTGAPAKAFEVVSIGQPEFVTAAAELLAGEDLAVLRTWLSLHSVASYAPYGPAALVEEDFDFSGRTLSGAEELRDRWKRGVAFVEGVVGFAVGREYVSRHFPVSHKERMTELVDALMAAYRTSIESLEWMTPETRRKALAKLEKFIPKIGYPDQWRDYDGLEIVPGDLVASARASRRFEAAFEFAKVGGPIDETEWHMTPQTVNAYYNPGRNEIVFPAAILQPPFFDAEADDAVNFGGIGAVIGHEVGHGFDDQGSKYDGDGNLISWWTPEDREAFDTRAAQLITQYSTLSPRELDDSHRVNGALTIGENIGDLGGLSIAVKAYLASHDEEQVAAEIDGFTGLQRVFWSWATVWRGRNRVQEAIRRLAVDPHAPMEFRCNTVVGHLEEFHTAFGVVEGDAMYRAPEERVSIW
- a CDS encoding ECF transporter S component, whose protein sequence is MTRFRTVDLLVTVLIGAAFGVAFLGYGQLYTLIGPLTAAFKPAEGLLAGIWFLPAILAGLIVRRPGAALLAEMIAAVLSMLLGSQWGWGTAISGLLQGGGVELAFLLTRYRRYTLPVAILGGVLAALLEWGWERFAYYQEMSWGFSGAMLGFFLISGALLCGVLGWAATRALVATGAVDSLAAGREHARTVAV